In the Helicoverpa zea isolate HzStark_Cry1AcR chromosome 27, ilHelZeax1.1, whole genome shotgun sequence genome, one interval contains:
- the LOC124643562 gene encoding uncharacterized protein LOC124643562, whose protein sequence is MSAEVCPTRDREILQKKLGKKVDVRYMNEIKSIKDRIKQSLTCNQEQCPAIQERLTQHQLEHHRRTIDYACGTRMRIRDQAINVSPTLSRMRLPKFTLPLNEEGRTVQTDITLNDFSPNRFSSPKSINKITSDFASSEIPLRKTETREVLPKRNFYKEHLQNEILNWLHHVPMFYSLNFTTKDIKENIVNNLAEKINTLSVDARDANYELKTKIEIENCLSRLPMWLHGSKQDQQLFKEGLREKLWNKIQGLNENFLGIKYEKAVGFDNELKNIKSNESYEKEVIDWSSRLVLDPDNTVNKRKVAELIMKRLSPLLKIPLHTTSYKLILKGEIIDILDDLPLCLSCPRYRTVHLNRFAEELANRLLSIQIKRESLGHRKPGAETSVCHQYVSQVLGLPIPKSICNLKELISNRVGECLDKVPVCHRNDLKSEICLTFLDSSNRLRTGDDISIKDEICQYLRDTGKLAEDKTLNVAKMIIRQVKEALKEARNSTTTSFDSVMPQLSGTISVYRWGSNQPAATSTPKKPSIKEIPKLSAEERAYMDKVAYEIRKWMVTLPVQFNENNEFKETAIYDLAGDIMDHLKMEQLAPETFTEKDKYQNYIMYRWLYKFNIFDEFNIRAEAKPFIAEFLKQLRLIPVPKLTFSQHGTRQAMENIKHMETEHGWEEDFVPKGIDVLEDQISVWMNEQPSEIYVHIDKPKRDKKIHELALRLQDRLRNKSPGYEIHNDIKQWLDGVVVPVEKEHIGLLSENLKEKIIHVPQDRTLEARHEERKREMAAKIAAKLQMRSGSNPVEQKVGNVGNIEGDPDKIIREFISKYIEHYYDIDDPMARGAFAHLLITELRKLAPVIREEVYENFERQISHENFRSGKLKNELEYIKTLSDWLRAIPIEASYNSPNNRDRIDFINDLAKNILEIEEQRNANPDAMEYNYLMASMILQSMHTYGLPVLPEHRDNTPLMVEQLMQKLVQIRTAQALNASPLVSAPLSSDDRFLSQSSNISDIKEQDLNEFINDYIRVNGREIADDEVKLEAYTARLMKEIQKLVEEGIDPQKLTKAQVYEKFARVSIPTEECVKRYCLEIHYVKEITDWLKNLPLLPIKHQFYLEEERIKMISELAEKMCDTDAYRKEHPNDKTADKLLDNYITNWISRLPLDKTKVINRPILIEQLMSRLDRSKTDPVLRVLEQETNVVIPKSLNSADDNKTITTNGHTPRNSTGDYKTSSMNVQKPRNSADSYKTSTMNLQKPKNSADSYKTSTNNLQKLRNSSDDNKNSATYVHKSRNSSDDYKTSTTSLQKPRKFVGKAVSNESVTSKGSKDSKTPAEIIVEAIENWSNKLPIKGDNNEEIKMMKESIARRLCQKTGELNVDPLIFNDDLLYREMLGDEIDTQLENVPQNPELQMDREKLKDGLLKTIMETNKIMKEKSAGDNYRHKLETTIDASIPHPVQSIQTYDPGFEMYKNHLADMFILENFDHANNDVKATYEKRIRHEIDKHFVSAQNKNALPLTRDEIYNEIYSVLFKVPMPNESSVIDEVEQIKTRCIIDEWYQELPILPTDNINELLERDKILSTLAKRIHETEKRLSKDESTHREIVKWLEKIPLLPENIGRDVYANQLQDALKSSASSRKYVPSDPKAVKGKSKKEKKEKKEKKLSKDGNLSQIPGPSAALQSKSTTAKPCLLVSPMVHKKPGDIIVEVVEEWCNQLPLISSEENNKAIRDNISTRIIIQISELNMDAEIFNDDVVYDELLDEEIENVLINLPVDSNFDISKPARKQQLKDVIKSIKPLIKEEKAKHDYKEELNNTVLSILKAPQDTSADKTDLFNKLKDEIVENFVQYNYNKNDEEGRQLYKDQVHDAVVKYCIEVREKGTEEDVDPLVKRNQLLCELEKIPVPREALKDEVAEIKMRTEVAEFLREQSIPEGKTVEKMRKHLAKRLNDIEKSGYTPSNEKKMKADISRCLQKLNSVASPETVDDFVNKLKNNEKERKIPPITNSQAEHLNQCPGISVPIQVANRSMFVAAPQGVPQYRGFQLRKDNIFSNIPRSEEHWHSLTETPYKTSDASYNTAYYKDYELESQLWSSQATHPFDQCLGQSDENFDDFEGGNLLSPPLTPNIQRPGRPITSGKSIISPSASFGRPSCQPSQRSIGKGKQQAQGPRSGIRNVTSGSSLSRPSFGQIATPRQVAQSPIRIQTPNQQHLASRGDVTPDSLFQAKVSKHTPLGRPLPITVVEPVRIPTSAPSMHPRRSHANPEDAVISSPPGTPKKTGGRLGDWRPRGFDIYEEEEICICERCTKRDCRGLPFYMLAMEQYFEDNFGIPMWLSMRFPECFYY, encoded by the exons ATGTCTGCAGAAGTATGCCCAACGAGAGATAGAGAAATACTTCAGAAGAAATTGGGAAAGAAGGTTGATGTCAGATATATGAATGAGATAAAAAGCATCAAAGATAGGATTAAGCAATCGCTC ACCTGCAACCAGGAGCAATGCCCAGCAATCCAGGAGAGGTTGACCCAACACCAGCTTGAGCATCATAGGAGGACGATCGATTATGCTTGCGGAACCCGCATGAGGATTAGGGATCAAGCT ATCAACGTCTCCCCGACACTTTCAAGAATGAGGCTACCCAAATTCACTTTACCCTTAAATGAAGAAGGACGCACAGTTCAGACTGATATAACGCTGAATGACTTCAGCCCAAACCGTTTCTCTAGTCCTAAATCAATCAACAAAATAACCAGTGACTTTGCAAGTTCCGAAATACCACTACGAAAAACCGAAACCAGAGAAGTACTGCCAAAAAGGAACTTTTATAAAGAacatttacaaaatgaaatattgaaCTGGCTACATCATGTTCCCATGTTTTATTCACTTAATTTTACTACTAAAGATATTAAAGAAAACATCGTTAACAATTTAGCAGAAAAAATTAATACACTATCGGTTGACGCCCGCGATGCTAACTATGAATTAAAGACGAAAATTGAAATTGAGAATTGCCTGAGTAGACTACCAATGTGGCTACACGGGTCCAAACAAGACCAACAACTATTCAAAGAAGGTTTAAGAGAAAAACTATGGAATAAAATACAAGGacttaatgaaaactttttaggAATTAAATACGAAAAAGCTGTAGGATTTGACAATGAATTGAAAAACATCAAATCAAACGAATCTTATGAAAAGGAAGTGATTGACTGGTCTTCAAGGCTTGTTTTAGATCCTGACAATACTGTCAACAAACGAAAAGTCGCGGAACTTATCATGAAAAGACTATCTCCATTGCTAAAGATACCACTTCATACTACAAGTTATAAGCTAATTTTAAAAGGAGAAATAATTGATATTCTAGATGATTTACCGTTATGTCTATCGTGCCCAAGATACAGAACTGTGCATTTAAATAGATTTGCTGAAGAACTAGCCAACAGACTACTAAGTATACAAATAAAACGGGAGTCATTAGGACATAGAAAACCTGGAGCAGAAACTTCTGTTTGCCATCAATACGTTAGTCAGGTGTTGGGCCTACCAATACCTAAATCGatttgtaatttaaaagaaCTTATATCGAATCGAGTCGGTGAATGCTTAGACAAAGTACCGGTATGTCACCGAAATGACCTGAAATCTGAAATCTGTTTAACATTCTTGGATTCTTCGAATCGTCTTCGTACAGGCGATGATATAAGTATCAAAGATgaaatttgtcaatatttacGAGACACGGGGAAACTTGCTGAGGATAAAACACTTAATGTAGCCAAAATGATAATCAGACAGGTAAAAGAGGCCTTAAAAGAGGCAAGAAACTCTACTACTACCAGCTTTGATTCCGTCATGCCACAACTTTCAGGGACAATATCAGTATATAGGTGGGGATCAAATCAGCCTGCGGCAACATCTACTCCGAAAAAGCCAAGCATTAAAGAAATACCCAAGCTAAGCGCCGAAGAAAGAGCTTACATGGATAAAGTAGCATATGAAATCCGAAAATGGATGGTTACATTACCAGTACAATTCAATGAGAATAATGAGTTCAAGGAAACTGCTATCTACGACTTGGCAGGCGATATTATGGAccatttaaaaatggaacaacTTGCACCAGAAACATTTACTGAAAAAGACAAATACCAAAACTACATTATGTACAGATGGTTATACAAATTTAACATCTTTGATGAATTTAATATACGAGCCGAAGCTAAACCTTTTATAGCAGAATTCTTGAAGCAGTTAAGGTTAATTCCAGTACCAAAGTTGACATTTTCTCAACATGGTACTCGTCAAGCCATGGAGAACATAAAACACATGGAAACTGAACACGGTTGGGAAGAAGACTTTGTACCAAAAGGCATTGATGTTCTGGAAGATCAGATATCAGTATGGATGAATGAACAACCTTCAGAAATTTACGTTCATATAGATAAACCTAAACGAGATAAAAAAATCCACGAATTAGCTCTGCGTCTTCAAGATCGTCTGCGCAATAAAAGCCCTGGATATGAAATACACAACGACATCAAACAATGGCTCGATGGAGTCGTAGTTCCAGTAGAAAAGGAACACATCGGTTTATTGTCCGAGAATCTTAAAGAGAAAATTATTCATGTACCTCAAGATCGAACTTTAGAGGCCAGACACGAGGAAAGAAAACGTGAGATGGCTGCGAAAATAGCAGCAAAACTACAAATGAGATCAGGCTCAAATCCAGTGGAACAAAAAGTGGGTAACGTAGGAAACATAGAAGGAGATCCCGATAAAATAATAAGAgagtttatttcaaaatacatagAGCATTACTATGACATTGATGATCCAATGGCAAGAGGCGCTTTTGCTCATCTACTCATAACTGAACTAAGAAAATTAGCTCCAGTTATTAGAGAAGAAGTTTACGAAAATTTTGAGAGACAGATATCACACGAAAACTTTAGATCAGGGAAATTGAAGAATGAATTAGAATACATTAAGACATTATCAGACTGGCTTAGGGCCATACCAATAGAAGCGTCTTATAATAGCCCCAATAACAGAGACCGTATTGACTTTATAAACGATCTCGCTAAGAACATACTAGAAATAGAAGAGCAGAGGAATGCGAACCCTGATGCAATGGAGTACAACTACCTCATGGCATCGATGATACTCCAAAGTATGCATACATACGGGCTACCAGTACTACCTGAACACAGAGATAATACGCCGTTAATGGTGGAGCAATTAATGCAGAAACTTGTGCAAATTAGAACAGCTCAGGCGCTTAATGCGTCTCCCCTTGTAAGTGCACCACTGTCATCAGATGATCGATTCTTAAGTCAATCCTCAAACATAAGCGACATAAAAGAACAGGATCTAAACGAGTTCATAAACGATTATATTCGCGTTAATGGTAGAGAAATAGCAGACGATGAAGTTAAGTTAGAAGCCTATACAGCACGTTTGatgaaagaaatacaaaaactGGTCGAAGAAGGCATTGATCCCCAAAAATTAACTAAAGCCCAAGTCTATGAAAAGTTTGCCAGAGTCTCTATTCCAACAGAAGAATGTGTTAAACGATATTGCTTAGAAATCCACTACGTCAAAGAAATAACAGATTGGTTGAAAAATCTTCCTTTACTACCAATAAAGcaccaattttatttagaagaagaaagaataaaaatgaTAAGTGAATTAGCTGAGAAGATGTGTGATACTGACGCTTACAGAAAAGAACACCCAAATGACAAAACTGCTGATAAACTGTTAGATAATTATATCACTAATTGGATATCAAGGCTACCGCTAGATAAAACCAAAGTGATCAATCGACCAATCCTCATCGAACAGTTGATGAGTAGGTTAGACCGAAGTAAAACTGATCCAGTATTGCGTGTACTCGAGCAAGAAACAAACGTGGTCATACCAAAATCCCTAAATAGCGCTGATGATAACAAAACAATTACAACTAATGGACATACACCAAGAAATAGCACTGGTGATTACAAAACAAGTTCAATGAATGTACAAAAACCAAGAAATAGCGCTGATAGTTACAAAACAAGTACAATGAATCTCCAAAAACCAAAAAATAGTGCTGATAGTTATAAAACAAGTACAAATAATCtccaaaaattaagaaatagcTCTGATGATAACAAAAACAGTGCAACTTATGTCCATAAATCAAGAAATAGCTCAGATGATTACAAAACAAGTACAACCAGTCTCCAAAAACCAAGAAAATTTGTTGGAAAAGCAGTAAGTAATGAAAGTGTGACTTCTAAAGGAAGTAAAGACTCTAAGACTCCAGCAGAAATAATAGTTGAAGCCATAGAAAACTGGTCAAACAAGTTACCAATAAAGGGAGATAACAATGAAGAAATTAAGATGATGAAGGAAAGTATAGCTAGGAGATTATGCCAAAAAACCGGTGAACTAAATGTTGATCCTTTAATCTTTAACGACGACTTACTTTACCGGGAAATGTTAGGAGATGAAATAGACACACAGTTGGAAAATGTACCACAAAATCCTGAATTGCAGATGGATAGAGAAAAGTTAAAAGATGGGTTATTGAAAACGATAATGGAAACCAACAAAATTATGAAGGAAAAGTCAGCAGGTGACAATTACAGGCATAAATTGGAAACTACTATTGATGCTTCGATTCCACACCCCGTTCAATCTATACAAACATATGACCCAGGATTTGAAATGTACAAAAATCATTTAGCCGACATGTTCATATTAGAGAACTTTGACCACGCAAACAATGACGTCAAAGCAACTTATGAAAAAAGAATCAGACATGAAATTGATAAACATTTCGTAAGCGCACAAAATAAGAATGCTCTACCTTTGACAAGAGACGAGATTTACAATGAAATTTACAGTGTCCTGTTCAAAGTTCCAATGCCTAATGAAAGTTCAGTAATTGATGAAGTTGAACAAATCAAAACAAGATGTATCATAGATGAGTGGTATCAAGAATTACCTATACTGCCAACCGATAATATAAACGAGCTGCTGGAAAGAGACAAAATTCTCTCCACACTTGCAAAGAGAATACACGAAACAGAAAAGCGACTTTCTAAAGATGAATCAACGCATAGAGAAATAGTCAAATGGCTTGAAAAGATTCCTTTATTACCAGAAAATATAGGAAGAGACGTCTATGCAAATCAATTGCAGGATGCCTTGAAATCAAGTGCCTCTTCCAGAAAGTATGTTCCTTCAGACCCGAAAGCAGTTAAAGGAAAAAGCAAGAAAGAGAAGAAGGAGAAGAAGGAGAAAAAGTTATCCAAGGATGGCAATTTAAGTCAAATACCTGGACCCAGTGCTGCTCTTCAGTCAAAATCAACCACTGCGAAGCCCTGTCTGCTAGTCAGTCCGATGGTGCACAAGAAACCGGGAGATATAATAGTCGAAGTGGTAGAAGAGTGGTGTAATCAATTGCCACTAATATCATCTGAGGAAAACAACAAAGCTATCAGAGATAATATATCAACTAgaattataatacaaataagTGAATTAAATATGGACGCAGAAATATTTAATGACGATGTTGTGTACGACGAGCTATTAGATGAAGAAATAGAAAACGTACTGATTAATCTTCCTGTGGATTCTAACTTTGATATAAGTAAACCGGCAAGAAAGCAACAACTCAAAGatgtaataaaatctattaaaCCACTCATCAAGGAAGAAAAGGCGAAGCACGACTACAAAGAAGAACTAAATAATACGGTACTTTCTATTTTGAAGGCACCTCAAGATACATCAGCTGACAAAACAGATTTATTCAACAAACTGAAAGATGAAATCGTTGAAAACTTTGtacaatacaattataataaaaatgatgaGGAAGGTAGACAACTTTATAAAGACCAAGTACATGATGCTGTCGTTAAATATTGTATAGAAGTACGAGAAAAAGGTACGGAGGAAGACGTAGATCCGTTAGTAAAaagaaatcaattattatgCGAATTGGAGAAAATACCAGTTCCTAGAGAAGCATTAAAAGATGAAGTAGCAGAAATCAAAATGAGAACTGAAGTGGCAGAATTTTTACGAGAACAATCTATTCCTGAAGGGAAAACTGTAGAAAAGATGAGGAAACACCTCGCCAAACGATTAAATGACATCGAAAAATCAGGGTATACTCCATCCaatgaaaagaaaatgaaagCTGATATAAGTAGGTGTTTGCAAAAACTGAATAGTGTTGCGAGTCCGGAAACGGTTGACGATTTCGTAAATAAgctgaaaaataatgaaaaagaaagGAAGATCCCTCCGATTACTAATAGTCAAGCTGAACATTTGAACCAATGCCCTGGTATCTCTGTACCTATCCAAGTAGCAAACAGGTCTATGTTTGTAGCTGCTCCACAAGGAGTACCTCAATACAGAGGCTTTCAACTACGAAAAGACAATATATTCTCTAACATACCGCGAAGTGAGGAGCATTGGCATTCACTAACAGAAACACCGTACAAAACGTCAGATGCCAGTTATAACACTGCCTATTACAAAGATTACGAACTCGAAAGCCAACTATGGAGTTCACAAGCAACTCACCCTTTTGACCAATGTTTGGGCCAATCTGACGAGAACTTCGACGACTTTGAAGGTGGAAACCTATTGAGCCCTCCTTTAACTCCAAATATACAGAGGCCGGGACGTCCAATTACTTCTGGTAAGTCTATAATAAGTCCTTCTGCATCATTTGGACGGCCAAGTTGCCAACCCAGTCAGAGATCCATAGGCAAGGGCAAACAACAAGCTCAGGGTCCCCGTAGCGGAATAAGAAACGTAACATCTGGTTCGTCGCTGTCACGACCGAGTTTCGGCCAAATTGCAACTCCCCGACAAGTGGCTCAAAGCCCTATTAGAATACAGACCCCTAACCAGCAGCATTTGGCGTCTCGAGGCGATGTTACTCCTGATTCCTTATTCCAAGCGAAAGTTTCCAAACACACACCTCTCGGTCGTCCGTTACCTATTACCGTTGTTGAACCAGTACGTATACCTACTTCAGCTCCCTCCATGCATCCTCGTAGGTCTCATGCAAATCCAGAGGATGCAGTGATCTCAAGTCCTCCAGGTACTCCGAAGAAGACAGGAGGACGTCTGGGCGACTGGAGGCCTCGAGGCTTCGATATCTATGAGGAAgaagaaatatgtatttgtgaaaGATGTACGAAAAGGGATTGCAGAGGACTTCCATTCTATATGCTGGCAATGGAACAGTACTTCGAAGACAATTTCGGTATTCCGATGTGGTTAAGCATGCGGTTCCCCGAATgcttttattactaa